A stretch of Lysinibacillus agricola DNA encodes these proteins:
- a CDS encoding single-stranded DNA-binding protein has translation MNQVGLVGRLTKDPVLRHLSGNRVQTHFSLAINRNFKNSRGEVDADFILCTVWGKLAEHIVKYCGKGSLVGANGRIQSRSFLNEESTKVFITEVVVEDVRFYQLKPRDSDEAIVPPKPPDEQDGLKDFVLPEEEVQLPVV, from the coding sequence ATGAACCAAGTCGGGCTAGTCGGAAGGTTAACGAAGGATCCTGTATTACGACACTTATCTGGAAATCGCGTGCAAACACATTTTTCTCTAGCCATAAATCGCAATTTCAAAAACAGTCGTGGGGAAGTGGATGCTGACTTTATTCTTTGTACAGTATGGGGAAAGCTTGCAGAGCATATCGTCAAATATTGCGGAAAAGGCTCATTAGTTGGGGCAAATGGCCGTATTCAATCAAGGTCATTTTTAAATGAAGAAAGCACAAAGGTTTTTATAACAGAAGTAGTCGTAGAAGATGTCCGATTTTATCAGCTTAAGCCAAGGGATAGTGACGAGGCTATTGTGCCGCCAAAGCCACCTGATGAGCAGGACGGCTTAAAGGATTTTGTACTACCTGAGGAAGAAGTACAATTACCAGTAGTATAG
- a CDS encoding SpoIID/LytB domain-containing protein, with protein sequence MLPMAFSERRTAEDSSSTTEKACEIFIEVEGQQEKIPLETYVTGVVAAEMPVAFKKEALKAQAIAARTYALESTNYGKIAIAPTVARQVFYNKEQRKENWTSNFPGNEKKIVEAINETKGQVLLYNNELITAMFHSTSNGKTESAYGYSGNDLPYLQSVASISDQSSPKFSAIKEWTLAEWNALWPVKWQTSDFNRVQFF encoded by the coding sequence ATGCTTCCTATGGCGTTTAGTGAGAGACGTACCGCTGAGGATTCATCTTCAACAACAGAGAAGGCTTGCGAAATATTCATAGAAGTGGAGGGACAACAGGAGAAAATCCCTTTAGAAACTTATGTGACAGGTGTAGTAGCTGCTGAAATGCCTGTTGCATTTAAAAAAGAGGCATTAAAAGCGCAGGCTATTGCAGCAAGAACATATGCGTTGGAATCGACAAATTACGGTAAAATAGCTATCGCTCCTACTGTTGCTAGACAAGTTTTTTACAATAAGGAGCAAAGAAAAGAGAATTGGACTAGCAATTTCCCGGGGAATGAAAAGAAAATTGTCGAGGCCATTAACGAAACGAAAGGACAAGTTCTTCTATATAATAATGAATTAATTACGGCAATGTTTCACTCTACTAGCAATGGTAAAACAGAAAGTGCCTACGGTTATAGTGGCAATGATCTACCATATTTACAAAGCGTTGCTAGTATATCTGATCAGTCATCACCAAAGTTTTCAGCAATAAAAGAATGGACATTAGCTGAATGGAATGCATTGTGGCCTGTTAAATGGCAGACAAGTGATTTCAACCGTGTACAGTTTTTTTAA
- a CDS encoding flagellar hook-basal body protein, which produces MFKGFYTVATGMIAQQRRTELLTNNLSNANTPGFKADQSTIRSFPDMLMSSVGKTNASAKEQAGSQYMSQVGALNTGIYMQETLPNYIQGQIYSTDFTTDMALIDGNLPQNEDGTAGSIFFRLAHPDGGEAYTRNGNFTLDGQGYLVNPEGLYVLSDRGQRIQLQNDDFRLDENGAIYVNNQQVARVGVSFATNPNMLRKQDNGLIRTENGENLPTAYGANGVSFTLRQNYLEGSNVDSSRTMTDLMTAYRAFEANQKVLQAYDRSMEKAVNEIGKV; this is translated from the coding sequence TTGTTTAAAGGGTTTTATACAGTTGCAACTGGTATGATTGCACAACAAAGACGTACAGAATTACTAACCAATAATTTATCAAATGCGAATACACCAGGGTTTAAGGCAGACCAATCAACAATTCGCTCATTTCCCGACATGCTCATGTCAAGTGTAGGAAAAACAAATGCATCTGCTAAGGAGCAAGCAGGCTCTCAATATATGAGTCAAGTTGGCGCATTAAATACAGGGATTTATATGCAAGAAACATTACCAAATTACATACAAGGCCAAATCTATAGCACTGATTTCACGACAGATATGGCTTTGATCGATGGAAACTTACCGCAAAATGAAGACGGCACTGCTGGATCTATTTTCTTCCGTTTAGCACATCCAGATGGTGGCGAGGCATATACACGCAACGGGAATTTTACATTAGATGGTCAAGGCTACTTAGTAAACCCAGAAGGACTGTATGTGCTATCAGACAGAGGTCAACGCATCCAGCTACAGAATGATGATTTTCGTCTAGATGAGAACGGGGCAATTTATGTTAATAATCAACAAGTAGCACGTGTTGGAGTATCATTTGCAACGAATCCGAACATGCTACGTAAACAGGATAATGGCTTAATTCGTACAGAAAACGGTGAGAACTTACCGACTGCTTACGGTGCCAATGGCGTATCCTTTACACTGCGTCAAAATTATCTAGAGGGCTCAAACGTAGATTCTAGTCGCACAATGACAGATTTAATGACAGCGTATCGTGCTTTCGAAGCTAACCAAAAAGTGTTACAGGCTTATGATCGCAGCATGGAAAAGGCTGTCAATGAAATCGGAAAAGTATAA
- a CDS encoding sporulation transcriptional regulator SpoIIID has product MHEHIRKRCIRLGELLIETRETVRVLAKMTGYSKSTVHKDLTERLPTIHEGLAEQVKEILAYHKAVRHIRGGEATKNKWKERASQE; this is encoded by the coding sequence GTGCACGAGCACATTCGGAAGCGCTGCATACGCCTCGGTGAATTATTGATTGAGACGCGTGAAACTGTGCGTGTCCTCGCGAAAATGACAGGTTATTCAAAAAGTACGGTGCACAAGGATTTAACAGAGCGATTGCCAACAATTCATGAAGGATTAGCTGAGCAAGTGAAGGAAATTCTCGCCTACCATAAGGCCGTACGTCATATTCGTGGAGGAGAGGCAACGAAAAACAAGTGGAAAGAAAGAGCGAGTCAAGAATGA
- a CDS encoding flagellar hook-basal body protein, which yields MLRTMITATNTMGQLQNRLDTISNNIANSNTHGFKSQEATFNELLYQQFNNDKQDRADRQSPIGIRYGSGAMLGQIQSNQKQGSLQTTNRDLDFAFTKSKQYFNILMPEGENGTKTVYTRQGDFYLSPINNGTVMVVTADGYPLADSNGQAITLPDNVKSFAVRDGGVLEASYPNGDIIRTDLAVTEFQKPQLMEHISGSYVGLPNNLAQLGYTQAEVVTELRGANRQQIGLQSGALEMSNVDLSKEMTDLIQTQRSYQFNARAVTLADQMLGLINGIR from the coding sequence ATGCTACGTACAATGATTACTGCCACAAACACAATGGGGCAATTACAAAATAGACTAGATACAATTAGTAATAACATTGCCAATAGCAATACACACGGCTTTAAATCACAAGAAGCTACATTCAATGAACTGCTTTATCAACAATTCAATAATGATAAGCAAGACCGTGCTGACCGACAATCACCTATTGGCATTCGTTATGGTTCAGGTGCAATGCTTGGACAAATCCAATCAAATCAAAAGCAAGGCTCCCTACAAACAACAAATCGCGACCTTGATTTCGCTTTCACAAAATCCAAGCAATATTTCAATATTTTAATGCCAGAAGGTGAAAATGGCACAAAAACAGTGTATACTCGTCAAGGTGACTTTTATTTATCACCAATAAATAATGGAACAGTAATGGTTGTAACTGCAGATGGATATCCATTAGCAGATTCAAATGGACAAGCTATTACATTACCGGATAATGTAAAAAGTTTCGCGGTCCGTGATGGGGGCGTATTAGAGGCATCCTATCCAAATGGAGATATTATTCGTACTGATTTAGCAGTGACAGAGTTTCAAAAGCCACAGCTAATGGAGCATATTTCTGGCTCCTATGTTGGATTGCCAAATAACCTCGCTCAGCTTGGCTATACACAAGCTGAAGTTGTCACTGAATTACGAGGAGCAAATCGTCAGCAAATTGGCTTGCAAAGCGGTGCGCTCGAAATGTCGAATGTAGACCTTTCAAAGGAAATGACGGATTTAATCCAGACACAGCGCTCTTACCAATTCAATGCAAGAGCGGTAACTTTAGCAGACCAAATGCTTGGGCTCATTAATGGTATTCGATAG
- the murA gene encoding UDP-N-acetylglucosamine 1-carboxyvinyltransferase, translating into MEKIIVTGGQQLQGKVRVEGAKNAVLPILAAALLASKGENVIKEVPNLADVYTINEVLKSLNAAVTYIPEDNTVYIDTTKELSSEAQFEYVSKMRASILVMGSLLARNGYARVALPGGCAIGSRPIELHLKGFEAMGAKISFGHGYVEAKAEGRLKGANVYLDFPSVGATENIMTAAALAQGTTVIENAAKEPEIVDLANFINSMGGRVIGAGTNTIRIEGVDTLYGTEHHIIPDRIEAGTFMVAAAITKGDVTIVNAVPEHMTALIAKMREMGVEITELDEGIRIRVSKTLKAVDIKTMPHPGFPTDMQSQMMALMLTAEGTSIITETVFENRFMHVEEFRRMNAGAKIEGRSVFIEGPVNLQGAEVMATDLRAAAALILAGLVSEGVTRVTKLHHLDRGYVDFHGKLAALGANIERVPAEDIVIKEKTTVELPTN; encoded by the coding sequence GTGGAAAAAATAATAGTGACTGGCGGCCAACAACTACAGGGAAAAGTACGCGTAGAGGGCGCAAAAAATGCAGTGTTACCAATCCTGGCGGCGGCTTTACTTGCCTCTAAAGGAGAAAATGTAATTAAAGAAGTCCCTAACTTAGCAGATGTTTATACAATTAACGAAGTACTTAAAAGTCTAAACGCGGCTGTTACATATATACCAGAGGATAATACAGTATATATAGATACAACAAAAGAACTTTCTAGTGAAGCTCAGTTTGAATATGTCAGTAAAATGCGTGCATCTATTTTAGTGATGGGTTCTTTACTTGCTCGAAATGGCTATGCTCGTGTTGCTTTACCAGGGGGCTGTGCAATTGGTTCCCGTCCAATTGAGTTACATTTAAAGGGCTTTGAGGCTATGGGAGCAAAAATCTCTTTTGGTCATGGATATGTAGAGGCGAAAGCGGAAGGGCGTTTAAAAGGTGCAAATGTGTATTTGGACTTCCCTAGCGTTGGAGCAACAGAAAATATTATGACAGCTGCAGCTTTAGCTCAAGGAACTACTGTGATTGAAAATGCAGCGAAAGAGCCTGAAATTGTAGATCTTGCAAACTTTATTAATAGTATGGGTGGTCGTGTCATCGGCGCAGGTACGAATACAATTCGTATCGAAGGAGTCGATACATTATATGGAACAGAACATCATATTATTCCTGACCGTATTGAAGCTGGCACATTTATGGTTGCAGCAGCAATTACAAAAGGGGATGTAACGATTGTAAACGCTGTTCCTGAGCATATGACAGCATTAATTGCAAAGATGCGTGAAATGGGTGTAGAAATTACTGAGCTAGATGAGGGCATCCGTATACGTGTTTCTAAAACATTAAAAGCTGTCGATATTAAAACAATGCCACATCCAGGCTTCCCGACAGATATGCAATCCCAAATGATGGCCTTGATGTTAACGGCTGAAGGTACGAGTATTATTACGGAAACGGTTTTTGAAAATCGTTTTATGCATGTTGAGGAGTTCCGTCGTATGAATGCCGGTGCTAAAATAGAAGGACGTTCTGTGTTTATCGAAGGGCCAGTAAACCTTCAGGGTGCTGAAGTAATGGCGACTGATTTACGAGCTGCGGCTGCACTAATTTTAGCAGGTCTTGTATCTGAAGGTGTGACTAGAGTTACAAAACTTCATCACTTAGATCGTGGTTACGTCGATTTCCACGGCAAGCTAGCTGCACTTGGCGCAAATATTGAACGTGTACCAGCTGAGGATATTGTCATCAAAGAGAAAACAACTGTTGAATTACCAACAAACTAA
- a CDS encoding nuclease-related domain-containing protein has translation MNIAIRDRPLKLLWLEALKRRLSEEDPDFSYYHERLRRVDAGFAGERKVDREWLELVSPYTFFVMHNLILMNSAQHSHQLDTLFICTNFMLVIEIKNISGRLDFDDITHQCIRTKPDGTVEGFPNAITQTLRHLQFLKVISQNYSLPIEGAVIISNPSTIIAGHPKTIPIFHVSGLQKHLHSLFKKYSQAILSDKQLTQFVQQLLNRHQPSKTPAPLDPSRFRQGVLCPNCQYKSQMHYARGIWICSRCHYASEEIFAEALQDYRYLVRSTITNKQLREFFNIHSSDAANRILKKFQFPFTGSYKNRVYHLPENLVEYMRPFFRSS, from the coding sequence TTGAATATTGCTATTAGGGACAGGCCCTTAAAATTATTGTGGCTTGAGGCTTTAAAAAGGAGGTTGTCAGAAGAGGATCCAGACTTTAGCTATTATCATGAACGATTGCGAAGAGTCGATGCAGGCTTTGCTGGTGAAAGGAAAGTTGATCGTGAATGGCTTGAATTAGTATCCCCCTATACTTTTTTCGTAATGCATAATTTGATTTTAATGAATTCCGCACAGCATTCACATCAACTAGATACACTTTTCATTTGCACTAATTTTATGCTAGTAATTGAGATCAAAAATATCAGCGGACGTCTTGATTTTGACGATATTACTCATCAATGTATTCGTACGAAGCCAGACGGAACAGTTGAAGGATTTCCGAATGCCATTACTCAGACCCTAAGACATTTGCAATTTCTTAAAGTTATTTCTCAAAACTATTCTCTCCCCATTGAGGGTGCAGTCATCATTTCTAATCCCTCTACTATCATTGCAGGTCACCCAAAGACAATTCCGATTTTCCATGTTTCAGGACTTCAAAAACATCTTCATTCCCTTTTCAAAAAATATTCACAAGCTATTTTAAGCGATAAACAGTTAACTCAATTTGTTCAACAACTTCTTAATAGGCATCAGCCATCGAAAACTCCGGCTCCTCTTGATCCTTCACGATTTCGTCAAGGCGTGCTTTGTCCTAATTGCCAATATAAGTCTCAAATGCATTATGCTCGAGGTATTTGGATCTGCTCGCGCTGTCACTATGCAAGCGAAGAAATTTTTGCTGAGGCCTTACAAGATTATCGATACTTAGTTAGATCAACAATTACCAACAAACAGTTACGTGAATTTTTCAATATTCATTCCAGTGATGCTGCAAATCGCATACTTAAAAAATTCCAATTTCCCTTTACAGGATCTTATAAAAATCGTGTTTACCATTTACCTGAAAATTTAGTGGAATATATGAGGCCTTTTTTCCGCTCTTCATGA
- a CDS encoding YwpF family protein: MKTFKMLSFDIVTKDGMQPFPLVDGIIINQENSHQSWILELFMDRQYRSTFDELLANATVFNVRAVISFPDNEPAPFQVVVHTVQEIGEHISVLLKGTLKIKRSKYAEQLLAELLAEGVTLDKLLDRFSHDMKERPKLKND, translated from the coding sequence ATGAAAACATTTAAAATGCTTTCCTTTGACATTGTCACAAAAGATGGCATGCAACCATTTCCTTTAGTCGATGGTATTATTATTAACCAGGAAAACAGCCATCAATCTTGGATTCTCGAACTGTTTATGGACCGACAATATCGTTCAACTTTTGATGAACTTTTAGCGAATGCTACTGTCTTTAATGTACGTGCAGTTATTTCATTTCCAGATAATGAGCCTGCTCCTTTCCAGGTTGTCGTACATACAGTTCAAGAAATTGGCGAGCACATCTCTGTACTTTTAAAAGGGACACTAAAGATAAAACGCTCCAAATATGCCGAGCAATTATTAGCCGAGCTACTAGCTGAGGGCGTTACTTTAGATAAGCTATTAGACCGCTTCTCACATGATATGAAGGAACGACCGAAGCTGAAAAATGATTGA
- a CDS encoding DNA-directed RNA polymerase subunit beta, protein MTNDSSRRSVQTKETDTPPEEKEQGSNGVQREVRWVQIRLIPIWLRVVLIIVLVVVAAILGAMFGYSVIGQGKAMDVFKPETWRHIFDIMNGKE, encoded by the coding sequence ATGACAAACGATTCAAGTCGACGTTCTGTGCAAACAAAAGAAACCGATACGCCACCAGAAGAGAAAGAACAGGGCTCCAATGGAGTGCAACGAGAGGTTCGATGGGTGCAAATACGGCTGATTCCGATTTGGCTACGCGTTGTACTTATTATCGTCTTAGTTGTTGTTGCCGCAATTTTAGGTGCAATGTTTGGCTACAGTGTTATTGGACAAGGTAAGGCCATGGACGTATTCAAACCAGAAACATGGCGGCATATATTTGATATTATGAATGGTAAAGAATAA
- a CDS encoding M23 family metallopeptidase: MREDKNSKTSQNQNEKGQLQKKPWFWPAVYGGGALMLAGMLFGYNSLVSKVEEAPLPELAEVDSGPVVETNARAENMKYPFKEADHSKVQVSQEFYEVEANAESRENALMVFNQTFTTSSGISLSMNGEEFEVLAAMSGKVLEVKLDAFTGNKIVIEHADGKQTHYSSVKDIVVKEGDEVTQGQALGKATENEWNQSAGVHLHFEVLENGKYINPKKLLAF; the protein is encoded by the coding sequence ATGAGAGAGGATAAAAATAGTAAAACTTCTCAAAATCAAAATGAAAAAGGTCAATTACAGAAGAAACCATGGTTTTGGCCAGCTGTTTACGGTGGTGGTGCTTTAATGCTAGCAGGGATGCTATTTGGTTACAATAGTCTCGTATCAAAAGTAGAAGAGGCTCCGTTACCAGAGTTAGCAGAAGTAGATTCAGGTCCTGTAGTTGAAACAAATGCACGCGCAGAAAATATGAAGTACCCATTCAAGGAAGCAGATCATAGTAAAGTCCAAGTTTCACAAGAGTTTTATGAAGTAGAGGCGAATGCAGAGTCACGTGAAAATGCACTAATGGTATTTAATCAAACATTTACGACATCTTCCGGTATTTCTCTTTCTATGAATGGTGAAGAATTCGAAGTACTTGCTGCTATGAGTGGTAAAGTACTAGAAGTTAAACTAGATGCATTTACAGGCAATAAAATTGTCATTGAGCATGCAGATGGTAAGCAAACACATTATAGCTCTGTAAAGGACATTGTTGTGAAGGAAGGCGATGAGGTAACACAAGGTCAAGCACTTGGAAAAGCGACTGAAAATGAGTGGAACCAATCAGCTGGCGTTCACTTGCATTTTGAAGTACTTGAAAACGGAAAATATATTAATCCGAAAAAATTACTAGCCTTTTAA
- a CDS encoding rod shape-determining protein yields the protein MFSKDIGIDLGTANVLIHVKGKGIVLNEPSVVAIDKKTNKVLAVGEEARQMVGRTPGNITAIRPLRDGVIADFDVTEAMLKHFINKLNVKGFLAKPRILICCPTNITSVEQKAIREAAEKSGGKKVYLEEEPKVAAIGAGMDIFQPSGNMVVDIGGGTTDVAVLSMGDIVTSESIKVAGDIFDNDILQYIKKEYKLLIGERTAEAIKITVGTVFKGSRDDSMDIRGRDMVTGLPRTITIHSEEIERALHESVAMIVQAAKNVLEKTPPELSADIIDRGVIITGGGALLHGMDQLLIEELKVPVFIAEQPMDCVAIGTGIMLENIDRVPASL from the coding sequence ATGTTTTCGAAAGATATTGGCATTGACTTAGGAACTGCGAACGTATTAATACACGTTAAAGGTAAAGGAATCGTCCTAAATGAACCATCTGTTGTGGCGATTGATAAAAAGACAAATAAAGTATTAGCGGTAGGGGAAGAGGCCCGCCAAATGGTAGGACGCACGCCAGGGAATATAACTGCAATTCGTCCATTACGAGATGGTGTCATTGCAGATTTTGACGTGACAGAAGCCATGCTAAAACATTTCATCAATAAATTAAATGTAAAAGGATTTTTAGCTAAGCCACGTATTTTAATTTGCTGTCCAACGAACATTACTAGTGTTGAGCAAAAAGCTATCCGTGAAGCTGCAGAAAAATCAGGTGGAAAAAAAGTATACTTAGAAGAAGAACCAAAAGTAGCTGCAATTGGTGCAGGCATGGATATCTTCCAACCTAGCGGCAATATGGTAGTCGATATTGGCGGCGGAACAACAGATGTTGCAGTCCTATCAATGGGTGATATTGTAACAAGTGAGTCCATTAAGGTAGCAGGAGACATTTTTGATAATGATATTTTGCAATATATTAAAAAAGAATATAAATTGCTAATTGGTGAACGTACTGCTGAAGCGATAAAAATAACAGTTGGTACAGTCTTTAAGGGCAGCCGAGACGATTCAATGGACATTCGTGGTCGTGATATGGTGACAGGTCTACCACGTACAATAACAATTCACTCTGAGGAAATTGAACGTGCATTACATGAATCGGTTGCAATGATTGTCCAAGCTGCAAAAAATGTTTTAGAAAAAACACCACCAGAGCTATCAGCTGATATAATTGATCGTGGGGTAATTATTACTGGCGGCGGTGCATTACTACATGGTATGGACCAGCTATTAATCGAAGAATTAAAGGTACCTGTGTTCATTGCAGAGCAACCTATGGATTGTGTAGCAATTGGTACAGGCATTATGCTTGAAAATATTGATCGAGTGCCCGCATCCTTATAA
- the fabZ gene encoding 3-hydroxyacyl-ACP dehydratase FabZ, which produces MLTAEQIQEILPHRYPFLFVDRIVELEEGKRAVGLKNVSINEDFFNGHFPGYPVMPGVLIVEALAQVGGVALLNADEFKGRLAFLTGVDNCRFKRQVVPGDQLRLEVEFVKLRGAMGKGHGVATVDGELVCEADILFAIGPVQPK; this is translated from the coding sequence ATGTTAACAGCAGAACAAATTCAAGAAATTTTACCACATCGTTATCCTTTTTTATTTGTAGATCGTATCGTTGAATTAGAAGAAGGGAAGCGTGCTGTCGGTTTAAAAAATGTCTCCATCAACGAAGACTTTTTTAATGGGCATTTCCCAGGCTATCCAGTAATGCCAGGCGTTTTAATTGTAGAGGCGCTAGCACAAGTTGGTGGAGTAGCATTACTAAATGCAGATGAATTCAAAGGTCGTCTAGCTTTCTTGACGGGTGTTGATAATTGTCGTTTCAAACGCCAAGTAGTACCAGGAGATCAACTCCGATTAGAAGTAGAGTTCGTGAAACTACGTGGAGCAATGGGCAAAGGTCACGGTGTGGCGACAGTCGATGGGGAGCTAGTATGTGAAGCCGATATTCTATTTGCTATTGGACCCGTGCAACCAAAATAA